In Levilactobacillus brevis, the genomic window TCGGGGCGTTATCTCTTGTCTCGCGGCGTGGGCGGATTGGTCATTCTCGTGATGTTGCTGCTGGTACCTCAGGATGCCGACACGATTGTTGGTTTTTGCGCGGGGTTACGTGGCTGAATTAAGCATAACGTCGAAGAACTGACAAGAAATTGTCAGTTTTTTTGATTTACCTGTTGACTTAAAGTTAACAAGTCGTTATGATGATCCCTGCGCTTTAGAAAGTAACAACAAATTCAATTCATTTAAAGAGGCTGATAACAGATGACCAATAAACAACGCGCATTGGATTATTTAAAGGCGGCATTTGTCGACAAAGACTTAGCGAAGGTGGAGACTTTTCTGGGCGACCACTGGATACAGCACAATCCCAACGTGCCCGATGGTCTAGAGGCATTGCGGGGAATTATCGCCGGTAATGAAATTAACTGGCAACCTAGTATTGCGTTGGAAGAGGGCGATATCGTGGCGGTTCATGGGCGCTACACCAATTTCTTTGGCAAGACGATGATCGGTGTAGATTTTTTCCGCTTTGATGAAAACGGCAAGATGACGGAGCACTGGGATGTTCTACAAGAAGAGGTTCCAGCCGACAAGACCGCCAGTGGCAATGCCATGTTCCCGATTGTTCCGCAAAAATAACCCGGGAAATTTTTATCCTAGCTGTTGCAATCTAATTAACAGATGTTAAAATAAGGAGATAATTAATGATGAAGTATGCTATTTCTGCAGCGACTGGACATTTCGGTCAAATCGCCATTCAACACTTATTGAAGACCGTCCCAGCTAGCAATATTGTCGCGATTGTCCGTAACGCCAAGAAGGGCCATCTGGTACTACCAGATGGCATCACGATTCGCCAGGCCGATTATACGGACGAAGCCGCGCTGGAGACGGCATTGGCGGGCGTCGATCGCTTGCTGTTTATTTCGTCCGTTCCCGGTGGTGAGATTTCACGGCAACAACAGCATGCCAACGTGGTGAGTGCGGCACAAGCGGCGGGCGTTGAGTACGTCGCCTACACCAGTTTTGCCAAGGCCGATACGGCGCAATCACCGCTATCCAGGGACCATGTGACAACGGAGAAGTTGATCAAGTCGAGTGGATTGGCCTACAGTTTCTTGCGGAACGCTTGGTACTTGGAAAATGAAATCAGTTATTTGCAGGCTGGTGCCGCAAGAAAGTCTGGTGTTTACGCGGCCGGCGCGGGGCAGATTAGTTTCGCCCTGGAACGGGAATATGCCGAAGCCGCGGCAAAGGTCTTGCAACTGGCGAATCCACAACCAGTGTATGAGTTCGGTGGCCAGCCGCGGACCTATGCTGACTTAGCCAAGGCCGTCCAGCAGGCGACGGGCAAGCCCGCAGACTTCCAGTCGGTCTCCAGTGACGCGTACCGCCAAGCGTTGTTAGCCGGCGGTATGGCGGCGGAAATGGTCGATGTCTTTGCCAGCATGCAACAAATGATGAAAGATAATGAACTTAAGGTGACGGCCGCTGATCTAGAATCCGTTCTGGGACGGTCATTGACACCACTCCCCGACGCAATTAACGAGATTTTACAGCGTTAGGCAGAGGATGGGGTGGTCACCAAATTGGAGGACCGATTCATGAAATATTCTTACAAATTAAGTGATGCCATCCACATCCTAGTCTACATTCACATCGCGCCTAAGGGCCTGCTCGACAGCACAACCATCGCAACCAGTGTGGAATCCAATCCTAGCGTGGTTCGCCGGTTGATGGCGACCTTGAAAAAGGCCGGGTTGATTGACAGTCGAGCGGGGACGGCCGAGCCGAAATTAGCCCGACCAGCTACCGAAATTTCACTACTCGACGTGTTTCGAGCGGTGGAACCGAATTCGGCTTTACTGCACGTTGATCCGCGGACCAATTCGGATTGTCCAGTGGGCGCGCACATTCAGCAAACGTTGGATGGTGCCTACAGTCGAATTCAACGGGCGGCTGAAAACGAGATGCGTCAGCTGACGATTCAAGATATGGTTGAAGATATTCAGCTGCGGAATCACCAAGTTGGCTAATTTAACATGAATGAACGCAATCGCGGATTGACCAGTTGGCCGATCCGCGATTTTTTAGATACGTTCGATAATATTGGTGACGACAACCGTCAATTCTGCTTGCGAAATAGTTCCGTGACGCAGCCAATCTGTCATGACGCCGATGATGCCATTGACGGAACAGACGACGTCATAGTAATCTTGTGGGTTTTCGCGGTCGAGGTGTTCGAAAAATAAAACTTTTTCAACTAATTTTGATTTAAGTTGATCGATAGTTTGATGATTGCTGGATTGCGTGATTAGTTCAAAGAGTTCGCGGTGCGCCATCACATAGTGAATACTGGTGGTCGCTAATTCGCTAAAACTGGCTGTACTATCGGCCGGGTAAGTCTTAGCCAATTTCTGCAATAGTGTTGTAATTGTTTCACTGACAATCTGATTATAGCAATCATAGATATCATCGTAGTGGAGATAGAAGGTGCTGCGTGAGATGTCGGCTTGCGCGATGATAGCCGCTACACTGATTTTAGCCAATGGTTGCGTTTTTAATTGTGAAATTAAAGCATGTTTAATCGCATTTTGGGTTTTGCGAATACGACGATCCAAAGGAGTCCCTCCTAGGGTCTGTTCCTAAACATTGATTTCTGGTATACTCCATCAAAAACGGATTGGAGTACATCATGACTATACCAAAGCGCTATGAACTAACTGACGAACAGTGGAACCGCATTGAACCAATGTTTCCAGCCTATCGTACCGGTCGACCAGCCACCATTGATAACCGAACGGCTTTCAATGGTATTCTCTGGCTGATGCGAAGCGGAGCGGCATGGCGTGACGTTCCCGAGCGCTACGGTCACTGGAAGGCAATTTACAGCCGATTTCAACGTTGGTCAAATTCCGGTCTGTTTCTAAAAATGTTTGAAGAACTTTCTCAAGATCCAGACATGGAGAACATCAGCTTAGATTCAACCAGTATTCGGGTTCATCAAAAAGCTACCGGTGCTAAAAAAACGCAGTCAATGCAGAGTTCAACCAATTCATAGGACGAAGCCGAGGTGGCCTTACCACCAAGGTTCATGCGTTAGTAGATGGACTGGGCAACCCACTAAAATTCTTGCTTTCAGGTGGTCAGGTACACGATAGTATTGCGGCACCTGAACTACTTGAAACTGTTGATTTGACTAACGTAAACGTGATTGCGGATAAAGCATATGGTGCCGAAAAGCTAAGAGACCAAATTACATCAGCCCATGGGACCTATACCATTCCGCCAAAAGAGAATGCCAAAGATCCTTGGGACTGTGATTATTTCACCTACTGTGAACGTCACCTGATTGAAGACTTTTTTAATCAAATGAAGAACTTTAGACGCTTCGCAACACGCTACGATAAGCTAGCTACCAGCTTCTTGTCCACCATATACATCTGCGCCATCATGATTCTATTGAAATAGTTTGAGAACAGGCCCTAGTATAGCACAGAAATAAAAAAGGCCAATAGGGTATACCCTAATGGACATTGAACTAACTTAGCGAAAAAGAAAAAATTCACCTTCCTTTAGGGTCTGTTCCTAAACATTGATTTCTGGTATACTCCATCAAAAACGGATTGGAGTACATCATGACTATACCAAAGCGCTATGAACTAACTGACGAACAGTGGAACCGCATTGAACCAATGTTTCCAGCCTATCGTACCGGTCGACCAGCCACCATTGATAACCGAACGGCTTTCAATGGTATTCTCTGGCTGATGCGAAGCGGAGCGGCATGGCGTGACGTTCCCGAGCGCTACGGTCACTGGAAGGCAATTTACAGCCGATTTCAACGTTGGTCAAATTCCGGTCTGTTTCTAAAAATGTTTGAAGAACTTTCTCAAGATCCAGACATGGAGAACATCAGCTTAGATTCAACCAGTATTCGGGTTCATCAAAAAGCTACCGGTGCTAAAAAAACGCAGTCAATGCAGAGTTCAACCAATTCATAGGACGAAGCCGAGGTGGCCTTACCACCAAGGTTCATGCGTTAGTAGATGGACTGGGCAACCCACTAAAATTCTTGCTTTCAGGTGGTCAGGTACACGATAGTATTGCGGCACCTGAACTACTTGAAACTGTTGATTTGACTAACGTAAACGTGATTGCGGATAAAGCATATGGTGCCGAAAAGCTAAGAGACCAAATTACATCAGCCCATGGGACCTATACCATTCCGCCAAAAGAGAATGCCAAAGATCCTTGGGACTGTGATTATTTCACCTACTGTGAACGTCACCTGATTGAAGACTTTTTTAATCAAATGAAGAACTTTAGACGCTTCGCAACACGCTACGATAAGCTAGCTACCAGCTTCTTGTCCACCATATACATCTGCGCCATCATGATTCTATTGAAATAGTTTGAGAACAGGCCCTAATTTTTTAAAAGATATTTCTGGAAAATATGTCCAGAAACGGACAACTAGTCCGAAATTGTTCTGGCATCTGAGTCCATGGTGAGTATAGTACACAATTGTACAGTATTATACAATTGTTTTGAAAAAGGGGAGGAAGTTTAAATGGAATTTAGACCGGCAATTCGCTCTGACTTATCTGGCTTAGTCCAGCTATTAACACGAGCCTTTTACGCCTATCCAACATTTACCATGGCTTTGCGTTCGGAATTTCGGGGCACCACGGGTTACGATAAGTTTTTGAACGATTACTTTGTCATGGATTTATTGCTTTATTGGCGTAAGGGGAAACTTGTGGTGGCGGAAGAGCAAGGCCAATTAATTGGTGTTGGGGTCATGGCAGCGCCTAATGTTAGGCTTACATGGTGGGACTATTTTCGTTCTGGAGGTTTACGGTTAGTATGGCCATATTTGTGGCATCGCCGTGGTCGTTTGGCTGAGATTAGTCGTGCCGATGGGATGGCGCAACCATCCCAAGAGACATGGACTCTAGTGTACTTTGCGGTTGATCCTGATTTTCAAGGTCGTGGCGTGGGGACGCGGCTATTGAATCAACAGATCATTCCCACGGTACGTGCGGCGGGGGCTAAGAGTCTGACGCTAGTTACCAATACACAGCGTAATGTACGGTACTACTCTGATCAAAGTTTTCAGGTGGTGACACATCATCAGGTAAATAGCCAAGGTGTTCAGGTGTTTAATTGGCAACTTACGCGTCAGGTGACGATGTCGTAGTTTCTTTATGTAGCTGGAAGGATCACTTATTCTGGCTACTTTTTGTTGGTCTGAAAAAAATTTGGCTGGTTCCAAATTCACGTGACCAGCTGTGCGCTGTATAATGAACGTATTGTAACCGCTTCAGAAAGGAAGTCTCAAACAGATGAAAGCAGATTTAACGTGGCTGGATGATCCCCAGACCTTCCGGATCAATCAAGTGCCAGCGCACAGTGATCACCGAGGCTATGCAAGCTTAACGGAAGCCACGGCGCACCGTAGCAGTCTGGTTCAGAGTCTGGATGGCGCGTGGGCCTTTCAGTTTGCCCGCGACCCCCAGCACCGGCCGGTCGGGTTTTACCAACCAGATTATGACCGCCGTTATTTTGACCGCTTACAGGTTCCCGGCCACATCGAACTCGCCGGATACGGGCAGATTCAGTACATCAATACGGCCTATCCTTGGGAAGGTAAGCATTATCGTCGTCCCGCCTATAGTCAGGGTGCCGATCAGCCCGAACGGGGAATGTTTAGCACCGATCCTGAGAATACCGTGGGCGCTTACGTGAAACACTTTACGCTCGACCCGGCATTGCAGGGAAAACGGGTCAGCATTGAGTTTGACGGCGTGGAACAAGCCATGTTTCTGTGGTTGAATGGGCAGTTTGTCGGTTATGCCGAGGATAGCTTTAGTCGCTCGGAGTTCGATCTGACACGTTATCTGCAGCCCGGTGAAAATCTGTTGGCCGTGGAAGTGTTTAAGCACAGTACGGCCGCTTTCCTAGAAGACCAGGACATGTTCCGCTTCTCCGGAATCTTTCGTAGTGTCCGCTTGGTTGCCAAGCCCGACTTGCACCTAGAAGACTTGACGATCAGAGCCGGGGTCGATGCGGCGTTAACGACCGGACAATTGGCCGTGACACTGCGGTTGTCGGCGGCCAAGCAACTCGCCGGGGCGGTTCAGGTTCGGCTACTGGATGCGACCGGCCAATCGCTGTGGCAAGCCGAACGCGACGTTGCCGACACGGTAGCGTTGACCGCGGACTTGCCCCACATCCACCTCTGGTCACATCATGATCCATACCTTTACCAGCTACAGGTCACGTTGCACGACGCAACGGGGGCGATGGTCGAAGTGGTCCCTTACCCGGTTGGGTTCCGGCGGCTAGAAATGAAGGATCACGTCATCACGTTGAACGGGCAACGCTTGATTTTAAACGGTGTCAACCGGCACGAATGGGATGCGCATCGCGGTCGAGCCGTAACCTTGGCGGACATGCAACGCGACCTAGACATCTTCGACGCTAACCATATCAACGCCGTGCGGACCTGTCACTACCCGGATCAGCCGGTCTGGTATGGCCTGTGCGATCGTCGCGGCATCTACATGATGGCCGAGAACAATCTCGAGACGCACGGGACCTGGCAGAAGATGGGTGCCGTAGAACCCTCGTACAACGTGCCCGGCGACCTGCCGCAATGGCAACTCGCCGTGCTTGATCGGGCCAAGAGTAACTATGAAATGTTTAAAAATCACCCGGCCATTTTGTTCTGGTCGCTGGGTAACGAATCCTATGCGGGTGAGGACTTGGTCGCGATGGATGCCTACTACCATCACGTGGATCCGACGCGGCTGACCCATTACGAGGGGGTCTTCCAGAATCGCGCCTACGCCGACCGCATTTCTGATGTGGAGAGTCGGATGTACAACCCGCCGCGTGAGATTGAGAAATATCTGCAAAATGCGCCAACCAAGCCATTTCTGGACTGTGAATATATGCATGACATGGGCAATTCACTGGGTGGCATGGCCAGTTACAATGACTTGTTGGATCGCTATCCGATGTATCAGGGTGGCTTCATCTGGGACTTCATCGACCAGGCGCTCTGGGTCAAGGACGCCGTCACCGGTCGGCCAGTTCTGCGCTACGGCGGGGACTTTGATGACCGACACAGCGATTACGAATTTTCCGGAGACGGTCTGCTCTTTGCCGACCGTACGCCGAAGCCAGCATTACAGGAGGTGCGCTACTACTATGGCCAACATGACTAAATTAAAATTAACGTTTGGCGACGTGACGCTGGGGGTGAGTGGCGACCATTTCCGCTACCTCTTTGCCTACGATCGCGGCGGTCTGGAATCGCTGGTTCGCGATGGTAAAGAATGGCTGTACCGCACGCCGGTCCCGGCCTTTTGGCGAGCCACCACGGATAACGACCGGGGTAATGGCTTTTCTCGGCGTTCGGCTATGTGGCTGGGCGCGGATATGTTTACCCACTGTACCCACGTGGCGGTGGCGGTAAATGACCGTGCAATTCCATTACCGATTGCGCCCGAAAATAACCGGTATACCGACCACGAGACGGCGGAAAAGGTGGCAATCACCTTTACCTATACGACACCAACCGTGCCAACAACGACGGTTGACGTGACGTATCAGGTCAGCGCGGGTGGCCGCTTGACCGTGGCCGTCCACTACCACGGTGCGGCCGGTTTGCCAGAGTTGCCCGCATTGGGTCTACGGTGGGTATTGCCCACGGCTGCAAGTGGCTTTGACTATCAGGGCCTGTCGGGTGAGACCTATCCGGATCGCCTGGCGGGTGGTCAACCGGGAACGTATCACGTGGCCGGCTTGCCGGTGACGCCATATCTGGTGCCGCAGGAATGTGGCATGCACATGGCGACCGATTGGGTGACGGTGACTCGTGAGCAGACGCTGAATAACGCCGATCCGGACCATCAGGCCTTTCAGTTGACGGTCCGCAAACACGACCAGCCCTTTGCCTTCAGCTGCCTGCCTTATACGCCAGAAGAGTTGGAAAACGCCACTCATCAAGAAGAGTTACCATTGCCGCGGCGAACGGTCCTGACGATTTACGGCGCCGTCCGTGGTGTCGGTGGTATCGATAGCTGGGGCGCCGACGTGGAACCGGCGTACCATATTTCCGGGGAGACGGACCACGCGTTTCAGTTTGAAATCTAACATTCAAGGCCAACTGTGATGAGTGCAGTTGGCCTTTTTGGCTGCCGTGATGACAAGGATAATTATGGCAAAAGTTAGACCAATCGGCCCATTGCGGAAGTTGCTATGACGCTAGGTGGGGCGGGCAGTTAGACCACTACGCCTTGGCTGAAATTGCGCAGATTTAGGGCTTGCTCGGCCGTTCAGGGGATGCTATAGTTTAGCTAACCTCAAAGATACGGGATAGTAGCTGAAATGACAAATGAAATGCTTTATTTTTATACTTATAAATTGGTAAAAAGATGGGTTAACGTGATATAAGGAGGAACTGATATGCAGCGAAGCGGGCAACGACACCATGCGCGGGGGATTGCGATGTTAGTGGCAGTCTTGGCTTTATTAGTTGGTTTGGGCCTAGCCACCACAACGGCCGGTGCAAAGTCGGCCAATGGACGGAAGACGCACACCGAGAAAGTTCGGCTGATGAAGAAGAATAATCGAGTCTTAAAGGCCGCCACATTAAATGCGAAGGGCTTGTCGATCGCGTGGAAGGACGTGCTCCAGCACAAGGTTAAATTGTTAAAGCAACTGAAGAAGACGATTACCAAGGAAAAGGGCAGTGTGTATTCGGTCCGCCAAGTCAGGGCCCTCACGCATAAGATTGATCGGCTCAATAAGAAGTATACCCACAAGCTTAAGAAGCTAAAAGCCCACAAGGATCCGGCCAGTATTCACTATTCTTGGTATAAGGAGAAGAACGGCTACACGGCGTTCATGAAGGACAA contains:
- a CDS encoding beta-galactosidase small subunit, whose protein sequence is MANMTKLKLTFGDVTLGVSGDHFRYLFAYDRGGLESLVRDGKEWLYRTPVPAFWRATTDNDRGNGFSRRSAMWLGADMFTHCTHVAVAVNDRAIPLPIAPENNRYTDHETAEKVAITFTYTTPTVPTTTVDVTYQVSAGGRLTVAVHYHGAAGLPELPALGLRWVLPTAASGFDYQGLSGETYPDRLAGGQPGTYHVAGLPVTPYLVPQECGMHMATDWVTVTREQTLNNADPDHQAFQLTVRKHDQPFAFSCLPYTPEELENATHQEELPLPRRTVLTIYGAVRGVGGIDSWGADVEPAYHISGETDHAFQFEI
- a CDS encoding nuclear transport factor 2 family protein, whose translation is MTNKQRALDYLKAAFVDKDLAKVETFLGDHWIQHNPNVPDGLEALRGIIAGNEINWQPSIALEEGDIVAVHGRYTNFFGKTMIGVDFFRFDENGKMTEHWDVLQEEVPADKTASGNAMFPIVPQK
- a CDS encoding GNAT family N-acetyltransferase — encoded protein: MEFRPAIRSDLSGLVQLLTRAFYAYPTFTMALRSEFRGTTGYDKFLNDYFVMDLLLYWRKGKLVVAEEQGQLIGVGVMAAPNVRLTWWDYFRSGGLRLVWPYLWHRRGRLAEISRADGMAQPSQETWTLVYFAVDPDFQGRGVGTRLLNQQIIPTVRAAGAKSLTLVTNTQRNVRYYSDQSFQVVTHHQVNSQGVQVFNWQLTRQVTMS
- a CDS encoding Rrf2 family transcriptional regulator, coding for MKYSYKLSDAIHILVYIHIAPKGLLDSTTIATSVESNPSVVRRLMATLKKAGLIDSRAGTAEPKLARPATEISLLDVFRAVEPNSALLHVDPRTNSDCPVGAHIQQTLDGAYSRIQRAAENEMRQLTIQDMVEDIQLRNHQVG
- a CDS encoding NAD(P)H-binding protein, coding for MKYAISAATGHFGQIAIQHLLKTVPASNIVAIVRNAKKGHLVLPDGITIRQADYTDEAALETALAGVDRLLFISSVPGGEISRQQQHANVVSAAQAAGVEYVAYTSFAKADTAQSPLSRDHVTTEKLIKSSGLAYSFLRNAWYLENEISYLQAGAARKSGVYAAGAGQISFALEREYAEAAAKVLQLANPQPVYEFGGQPRTYADLAKAVQQATGKPADFQSVSSDAYRQALLAGGMAAEMVDVFASMQQMMKDNELKVTAADLESVLGRSLTPLPDAINEILQR
- a CDS encoding beta-galactosidase, with product MKADLTWLDDPQTFRINQVPAHSDHRGYASLTEATAHRSSLVQSLDGAWAFQFARDPQHRPVGFYQPDYDRRYFDRLQVPGHIELAGYGQIQYINTAYPWEGKHYRRPAYSQGADQPERGMFSTDPENTVGAYVKHFTLDPALQGKRVSIEFDGVEQAMFLWLNGQFVGYAEDSFSRSEFDLTRYLQPGENLLAVEVFKHSTAAFLEDQDMFRFSGIFRSVRLVAKPDLHLEDLTIRAGVDAALTTGQLAVTLRLSAAKQLAGAVQVRLLDATGQSLWQAERDVADTVALTADLPHIHLWSHHDPYLYQLQVTLHDATGAMVEVVPYPVGFRRLEMKDHVITLNGQRLILNGVNRHEWDAHRGRAVTLADMQRDLDIFDANHINAVRTCHYPDQPVWYGLCDRRGIYMMAENNLETHGTWQKMGAVEPSYNVPGDLPQWQLAVLDRAKSNYEMFKNHPAILFWSLGNESYAGEDLVAMDAYYHHVDPTRLTHYEGVFQNRAYADRISDVESRMYNPPREIEKYLQNAPTKPFLDCEYMHDMGNSLGGMASYNDLLDRYPMYQGGFIWDFIDQALWVKDAVTGRPVLRYGGDFDDRHSDYEFSGDGLLFADRTPKPALQEVRYYYGQHD
- a CDS encoding TetR/AcrR family transcriptional regulator, coding for MDRRIRKTQNAIKHALISQLKTQPLAKISVAAIIAQADISRSTFYLHYDDIYDCYNQIVSETITTLLQKLAKTYPADSTASFSELATTSIHYVMAHRELFELITQSSNHQTIDQLKSKLVEKVLFFEHLDRENPQDYYDVVCSVNGIIGVMTDWLRHGTISQAELTVVVTNIIERI